CATCATTCCACATCCGCTCAATACCGTAGTAATTTCGTTTCTCTTCACTGAAAATGTGTACAACTACGTTTACATAATCCAGAATGATCCAGCGCCGGGCGTCAAGCCCTTCCTGTTTCCAGACGTTCTCTCCAAGGGTCTCTTTTACCTTTTCCATGACGCTGTTTGCCAAAGCCCTGATTTGAGTTTCTGAGGTTCCGTGGCAAACAACAAAATAGTCGGTGAGCGTTGTGAGCTCGCGTACATCAAGCAATACGATATCGCGCGCTTTTTTTTCAAGCAAACCATCGGTAATGGCATCGATCAGTTTCTTTGTATCCACTGAAATATGTGGTGATGAGGACGAAAACCGGCTTTTGGCCTTCTTGGTAGTTTTGGTCATAGGCATTAAGGTTCTGTTAGAGGTTTAGCGAATCGTAATCGGCACCGATTACAAGCGTTATATCGAGATAAAAGTCTGGCGACTCTTCCCTTAGAATATACTGTTCTGAAACGCCGATTGCGCGGGCTACACGCTGTGCGTTCTCCATCTGACCATTTCGTGAGATTACAAGAGTCTTCTCAACATCGAAGTGATCAAAGTTACCTGTTTCAACAACGTCAAAGCCATACTGCCTGAGCGAACCTGTATACCGCGTGGCAAGTCCCGGAACACCCGCGCCATTGAGCACCTGCATCTGTATCACAGAGCTGATCAGGGTTGGGTCTTCGGATACTCTCTCGTTTGCAATGCGGGGAAAAACAAATCGGCTTGCAAGGGCTGCGAGCAGAATCAGCAACAGCACTCCGAGGAATCCGATAGCGGAATTAAGCAGATTATTTTTTTGGCTTTCGTTCAGCTGGGTAGGAGCCATCAGTAAGGTTAATAACCGGGATAGCTTCTGTTAAAAGGTGAAAAGGGATTTCCGTATCCGTAATTACTGAATGGTGAATAGTATGGATTCTGGGAAAACTGAAGTGAAATCCGTGCATTATCAGAAAGCCGGTAATCAATTCGAGCCCTGTCTACAATTATTTGCGTATTCATGGCACTGCTGTTATTCATAAAGCTGTTGCCAAACGGAGAATGAAGTACAGAGATATCAACCTGAGCATCCAGTTTGTTGCTCACATCGAAATACATTGAGTTGGTATATGCGTTCAGATTTTGCATCTGTCCTCCAAAATTGGAAAAACTCATGCTGTATGAGTGGCTCATGGTCATATTCAGCAGATTCATCCAGCTGCCGGTTGAGCCCGGTGTGGATGTGTGTGTTATTGAGGTGCCGAAAGAATCAGCGGTATGAGGATTGAGATCCTTGCGCAACTGCGCATCGGCAGCGGAAACCGATAGGAGAAAAAATGTTGCAAGCAGCGCCAGAATTTTCATGGACGTAACAGATGTCATGGTCGATTTCATTTGGTTGATATCTACATCTTTAATAATACACAAACGGCTTGGATTAGTAAATATGTTTTAAGAAATCGGATTTTTTTCAGGAATACAGTAATACGTATGCCGGCTGATAAAACAGTGGAGTGGAAGGCGAGTGATGCCTTGTCAATGCGCATAAAAAAACCTATATTTATAAGCTTTACTTTTGGCGAAATTTATAACTCAAATCCCGACTGTTTTGAAAATGAAACTTACCGATTTCAAGTTTGAAATCGATCATTTTAATGTTCCTGACGAACCCGCCGAACCAAGAGACTCTTCCCGTTTGATGGTCCTGGACAGAGAAGATAAATCCATCAAGCACGAAAAATTTTCAGACATCCATAAGTACCTGAATAAGGGAGATGTGGTTGTTTACAACAATACCAAGGTTTTTCCTGCCAAACTAAAAGGTAAAAAAGAAAAGACGGAAGCTGACATTGAGGTGTTTCTGTTACGGGAACTCCAGCCTGAAAATATGCTATGGGACGTGTTGGTTGAGCCGGCAAGGAAAATCAGGATAGGAAATAAACTCTATTTTGGTGAAGACCTGATGGCCGAGGTCGTTGATAACACAACATCGCGCGGCCGAACAATCCGTTTTCTCTACGAAGGACCTAATCAGGATCTGTACGAACGGCTTGATG
Above is a window of Rhodohalobacter mucosus DNA encoding:
- the rsfS gene encoding ribosome silencing factor: MTKTTKKAKSRFSSSSPHISVDTKKLIDAITDGLLEKKARDIVLLDVRELTTLTDYFVVCHGTSETQIRALANSVMEKVKETLGENVWKQEGLDARRWIILDYVNVVVHIFSEEKRNYYGIERMWNDAKVTEIEDKDPAD
- a CDS encoding LytR C-terminal domain-containing protein: MAPTQLNESQKNNLLNSAIGFLGVLLLILLAALASRFVFPRIANERVSEDPTLISSVIQMQVLNGAGVPGLATRYTGSLRQYGFDVVETGNFDHFDVEKTLVISRNGQMENAQRVARAIGVSEQYILREESPDFYLDITLVIGADYDSLNL